From Danaus plexippus chromosome 11, MEX_DaPlex, whole genome shotgun sequence, the proteins below share one genomic window:
- the LOC133319038 gene encoding uncharacterized protein LOC133319038: MSLCAYLSHMIWIKLVANPTFTVVESTHYSMDNVILPAVAVCISEIDTGSNTENITRILTQANDNVKLEAGKEISEALELTVNTETISTKGISSDSVPNLYVFDSQNKLTLLDSSIILTARAYFDINVAVWIIESSEDVRSLSLPNRKCFLIENTENEADSYQSCITLYLLQKVVTHCRCLPFKYSAQELKLEEFPLCSWERLKCIYNMLDKIQSHIRNIMSEKECYQKCDLVQYETKTSYYNMDKNDKLHFSQTQHSCRVAVHFADNTCIKYRREVLYTWDQMLANLGAIFGLCLGGSIVSLIELLLFLLELLFMTLYWQRKKVVPHNSRTNKIFTLTSKQTQNQFKSKYPYMN; this comes from the exons ATGAGTCTTTGCGCGTATCTCAGTCACATGATCTGGATCAAGCTTGTCGCCAATCCTACTTTTACTgtg GTGGAATCTACACATTACTCAATGGATAACGTAATTTTACCGGCCGTCGCTGTTTGTATTTCGGAAATAGATACTGGCTCCAACACGGAAAATATTACCAGGATACT gaCGCAAGCAAATGATAATGTTAAATTGGAGGCAGGTAAAGAAATATCTGAGGCCTTGGAACTAACTGTGAACACAGAAACAATATCAACGAAAGGAATTTCTTCGGATAGTGTTCCTAAT CTTTATGTATTCGACTCTCAAAATAAGCTGACCCTTCTGGACAGCTCTATCATCCTCACTGCCAGAGCTTATTTCGATATCAACGTCGCTGTTTGGATCATCGAGTCGTCGGAGGATGTCAGATCTCTTTCTTTGCCGAATAGAAAGTGTTTTCTAATTGAA aacACGGAAAATGAGGCTGATTCCTATCAAAGTTGCATAACTTTATACTTATTGCAGAAGGTGGTGACGCACTGTCGCTGTTtaccatttaaatatagtg caCAAGAATTAAAGTTGGAAGAATTTCCACTTTGTTCATGGGAACGATTAAAATGTATCTACAACATGTTAG ataaaatacagagccatattagaaatataatgtcGGAGAAGGAATGTTATCAAAAGTGTGACTTGGTACAGTATGAGACCAAAACATCTTATTATAACATGGATAAGAACGACAA ACTTCATTTTAGTCAGACTCAACATAGTTGTCGTGTCGCCGTTCATTTTGCTGACAATACTTGCATCAAGTACCGAAGAGAGGTTCTCTATACTTGGGACCAGATGCTCg ccAACCTGGGCGCTATCTTCGGTTTATGCCTCGGGGGATCCATTGTGAGTCTTATTGAGTTACTGTTGTTTTTACTAGAGCTTCTGTTTATGACACTGTACTGGCAACGAAAAAAAGTGGTGCCTCACAATAGCAGGacgaacaaaatatttactttgacATCAAAACAGACACAAAACCAATTCAAAAGCAAATATCCTTATATGAATTGA
- the LOC116766069 gene encoding esterase FE4-like: protein MKWRKKVFFITFIAINLVDEPALEVTIEQGTLIGKTSSDRSYFEYLGIPYANVNSSTRFRAPGPPPFWEGTYRAVEEPPSCPQNIFIGIIGNEDCLRLNVYVPASAKQPFPVLVYIHGGAFNFGSGGKNIYGPNFLVQKEVIVVTFNYRVGILGFLCLRIKEAPGNAGIKDQIAALKWVKENIAAFGGDPDNITIFGGSSGAASVSLILNSKSATGLFKRAIIQSGSSLAPWAIDRNPLETARLLAQSAGYNTEDPMELYRIFSNMTNQELVTLHIKKKLQNFFETSLFYLPCVESNIPGVEPVITDMPINLIKTKPYNIDVMYGLTSKEGLFLIGSETIDSNLEQRKGGSLFAGDLQFHSEDEEFMISKQVKNIYFDEKDFSIKEIATISDIFGHLYFDIPVILESEYLLNTSQSKVFNYLFKYSGQRNFLKFINGFIGETGACHGDDIFYLFHGSLLPPLFTKEDKKVVNFMTTLWTNFAKHGNPTPDPKEFGVKWESSKKDNMKFLHIDHELKMGSIPNEKTYRFWRDIYDKYRIKH from the exons atgaagtggaggaaaaaagtgttttttataacatttatcgCCATTAATTTAGTTGATGAACCAGCTCTGGAAGTGACAATCGAACAAGGAACTTTAATCGGGAAAACTAGTAGTGATCGATCATATTTTGAATACCTTGGCATACCTTATGCAAATGTAAACAGTAGCACGCGGTTTAGG gCTCCGGGACCACCTCCATTTTGGGAAGGCACATACAGGGCTGTGGAAGAACCACCATCATGTCcgcagaatatttttattggaataaTCGGAAATGAAGATTGTTTAAGACTTAATGTTTACGTTCCCGCGTCAGCTAAACAACCATTCCCAGTATTAGTTTATATCCACGGAGGCGCTTTTAATTTTGGAAGTGGCGGTAAAAATATCTATGGTCCTAATTTTTTGGTTCAAAAAGAAGTTATTGTGGTGACTTTTAACTATCGCGTTGGAATACTGGGTTTTCTATGTTTGAGAATAAAGGAGGCGCCTGGAAATGCTGGAATAAAGGATCAGATAGCAGCTTTAAAATgggttaaagaaaatattgcaGCATTCGGAGGAGATCcagataatataacaatttttggaGGAAGTTCTGGAGCTGCATCAGTTTCCCTTATTTTGAATAGTAAAAGTGCAACTGGACTTTTTAAAAGGGCAATCATACAAAGCGGCTCTTCATTAGCCCCCTGGGCAATAGATAGAAATCCTCTTGAAACAGCTCGTCTCCTAGCACAATCTGCTGGCTACAATACAGAAGATCCGATGGAATTGTATAggatattttctaatatgacTAACCAAGAATTAGTTACcttgcatataaaaaaaaaattgcaaaatttttttgaaaccAGCCTTTTTTACTTACCTTGTGTTGAGTCTAATATACCAGGCGTGGAACCTGTTATTACTGATATGCCTATAAACCTTATAAAAACTAAGCCTTACAATATAGACGTAATGTATGGGTTAACAAGTAAGGAAGGCTTGTTTTTAATAGGTAGTGAAACAATTGACTCGAATCTCGAACAAAGGAAGGGAGGTAGTTTGTTTGCTGGTGATCTACAATTTCATTCTGAAGATGAGGAATTTATGATCTCGaaacaagtaaaaaatatatattttgatgagaAAGACTTtagtataaaagaaatagcAACTATATCTGACATTTTtggacatttatattttgatattcctGTAATATTAGAAAGTGAATACCTGTTGAATACAAGTCAATCAAAAGTGTTTAACTATCTCTTTAAATATTCTGGccaaagaaattttttaaaatttattaatggatTCATAGGTGAAACCGGGGCTTGTCATGGTGAcgatattttctatttgtttcATGGGTCTCTTTTACCTCCACTTTTTACTAAAGAAGATAAAAAAGTAGTTAATTTCATGACAACACTGTGGACTAACTTTGCAAAACATGg AAATCCTACGCCTGATCCTAAAGAATTTGGAGTAAAATGGGAGTCAAGcaaaaaagataatatgaaGTTTTTGCACATCGACCACGAACTGAAAATGGGATCCATACCCAACGAAAAAACTTACCGATTTTGGCGAGATATCTATGATAAATACAGAATTAAACATTAG